A section of the Anabaena cylindrica PCC 7122 genome encodes:
- a CDS encoding vWA domain-containing protein yields MMSDRDYTLIIDKSGSMSTPDQAGGRSRWEIAQESTLAVARKAEQYDPDGLTVYVFSGRFKRYENVTSSKVAQIFQENDPAGTTNLAAVLMNALDNYFQRKTAGQTKPNGETILVITDGEPDDRKAVFEVIINATRKMERDEELGISIIQVGTDPQATKFLKALDDQLQSVGAKFDICDTVTLDDLEDMSLADVLMNAITD; encoded by the coding sequence ATGATGAGCGATCGCGACTATACATTAATTATTGATAAAAGTGGTAGTATGTCCACCCCTGACCAAGCAGGTGGTAGAAGCAGATGGGAAATAGCTCAAGAGTCTACCCTTGCTGTAGCTAGAAAAGCCGAACAATATGACCCTGATGGACTTACCGTTTACGTCTTTTCCGGCAGATTTAAACGTTACGAAAACGTTACCTCCAGCAAAGTAGCACAAATATTTCAGGAAAATGATCCTGCTGGTACAACCAACTTAGCTGCCGTGCTAATGAATGCACTCGATAATTACTTTCAGCGTAAAACTGCTGGACAAACTAAACCGAATGGGGAAACAATTTTAGTTATTACCGACGGTGAACCAGATGATCGCAAAGCAGTATTTGAAGTGATCATTAACGCGACTCGAAAAATGGAACGGGACGAAGAATTAGGAATTTCCATTATTCAAGTAGGGACAGATCCTCAAGCTACAAAATTTCTTAAAGCTTTAGATGATCAATTGCAAAGTGTTGGTGCTAAATTTGATATTTGTGACACCGTAACTTTAGATGATTTAGAAGATATGAGCCTTGCAGATGTCTTGATGAATGCCATCACAGACTAA
- a CDS encoding vWA domain-containing protein — protein sequence MLENRDYTLIIDHSASMAKLSDKGEKSRWLALQESTFALACKCEQFDPDGITVYLFSRKFERFDHVTSAKVSQIFEENIPADTTNLVGVLQDAINNYFTRKAAGLSKPNGEIILIITDGKQDDKQAVCEVIINATQQMEHEKELGISIIQVGSDPQATKFLKALDDKLQTVGAKFDICDTMTLEQLEEMSLTDVLMNAIND from the coding sequence ATGTTGGAAAATCGGGATTATACACTAATCATCGATCATAGTGCTAGTATGGCAAAACTATCAGACAAAGGTGAAAAAAGCAGATGGTTAGCCTTACAGGAATCTACATTTGCCTTAGCTTGTAAATGTGAACAATTTGATCCCGATGGTATAACAGTTTATCTATTTTCTAGAAAATTTGAACGTTTTGATCATGTGACTTCGGCTAAAGTATCACAGATTTTTGAAGAAAATATTCCCGCTGATACGACAAATTTAGTAGGTGTACTTCAAGATGCCATTAATAACTACTTTACCCGCAAAGCTGCTGGTCTAAGCAAGCCCAATGGGGAAATAATTTTAATTATCACTGATGGCAAACAAGATGATAAGCAAGCAGTCTGTGAAGTCATAATCAATGCTACACAGCAAATGGAACACGAAAAAGAGTTAGGAATTTCAATTATTCAAGTGGGTTCAGATCCTCAAGCCACAAAGTTTCTTAAAGCTTTAGATGATAAGTTGCAAACTGTCGGTGCTAAATTTGATATTTGCGATACCATGACTTTAGAACAATTAGAAGAAATGAGTTTAACAGATGTCTTGATGAATGCGATAAACGACTAA
- a CDS encoding vWA domain-containing protein, whose protein sequence is MLDNRDYTLIIDKSGSMATPDQKGGKSRWFIAQESTLALASKCEQFDPDGITVYLFSGKFKRYENVTASKVVQIFQENDPSGTTDLAGVLKHATDDYLQRKSSNQTKPNGETILVVTDGEPDDRKAVMKVIIEASRKIDRDEELAISFIQVGADPNATRFLKILDDELQSAGAKFDICDTITMDEMEDMSLSEVLLNAIND, encoded by the coding sequence ATGCTAGACAATCGTGATTACACTTTAATTATTGACAAAAGCGGTAGCATGGCTACCCCAGATCAAAAAGGTGGAAAAAGCAGATGGTTCATAGCCCAAGAATCTACTTTAGCCTTAGCTAGTAAGTGTGAGCAATTTGATCCAGATGGAATCACTGTGTACTTATTTTCTGGTAAATTTAAACGTTATGAAAACGTCACAGCTAGTAAAGTTGTGCAAATCTTCCAAGAAAACGATCCTTCCGGTACTACTGATTTAGCAGGTGTATTGAAACACGCCACTGATGATTATTTGCAACGCAAATCTAGCAATCAAACTAAACCTAATGGAGAAACAATTTTAGTTGTTACTGATGGTGAACCAGATGATCGTAAAGCGGTGATGAAGGTAATTATAGAAGCTTCTCGCAAGATAGATCGAGATGAAGAATTAGCTATTTCTTTCATTCAAGTTGGTGCAGATCCCAACGCTACCCGCTTTCTCAAAATCTTAGATGATGAATTGCAAAGCGCAGGGGCAAAATTTGATATTTGTGACACAATTACAATGGACGAGATGGAAGATATGAGTTTA